Part of the Candidatus Desulfatibia profunda genome, TTATTGATTTCATGGGCGATGCCGGCGGCCAGTTCGCCGATGGATGCCAATTTGCCGGTTTCGATCACCTGCTGGTTCATCATTTCCTTTTCGCGGTCGGCCCTGGCAATGCGGTTGACCATCCGGCGGGACAAAACAAAGGCCATGGTGATGATGGCGATGCCGCCGACCAGAAAAATGATAACGGCAATATATTGGGCCCGGTTCAGATCGGCAAAGGCATCGGCCGACTCCTGCTGGTATACGAGCAGCCAGTCGCCGTTTTTAAGAAAGGCCGATACATAAATGTTCTTCTTATTTAAGGCATCTTTTTGTTCGAAAATATGGACGTCTTCGGTCGAATCTTTTCCCTTACGGATTAAATCCATATAAATTTCTTTGCTTGGCAGGATGTCGAAAAGCTGTTTGGTCTGAAGTTCGCCTTCCCGGTTCAGGATAAAAGCAAAGCCGGTCTTGCCGATACGAATGCTGGTCACAAGATTGTTAAAGAACGCAAAATCGATGGTAGCCCTAAAGATCCAGTGCTCTGCCTCGTATTTTTGTCTGACCGCAACGATGAAGTGCGGAAGACCGCGCAGGCCCAGAAAAACATCGCTGATAAAATACTGGGTTCCGATAGCTTTTTTAAACCAGTCCGCTTCTGAATATTTGGCGCGGGCCAGTTCGAAAGGACCGGCATAGGCGACCTGAATTCCCCGGGCATCGATGACTCCCAGATCTTCAAAAACGGTATCGTACTCCTCTTGAAGCAAGGCCAAGCGTTGCTGCAAAAAGGTTGCATCTCTTAACTCCTCGAAATAGTAACTTTTTGCCAAAAATCGAATATCGCTCATTTTTTCGTTTAAAAAACTGTCAATTGTGCGTTGGTGTTTCCTGACCAGCACGCGCAGATGGGCGTAAACTTTCTCCTTATAGAACTCACGGAACTGATCGAAAATAACGCCGCTGACCAGGATCATGGGCGCAAAGGAGACGATGATGACGGTCAGAATCATTTTGCGGGTCAATGCCCGATAATAGTTGCTGGTTGAATTCTGGGAAGGATTCATCTCATCATCGCTCCGCCGGATAAGGACTGTCGCTCTTTTGTGATTCCTGGTCGTCTGTATCATACTTGTGAAGGATTTCAAAGACCACTTTTTTCAAATGCTCGACACTGCTGCCCCGCTTTTCGACAAATGGTATTTCCTGTAACATGTCGGAATGATCGGCATAATCTGAAAGAAAGGCATGGACTACCATCGGTATAAGCGGGACCCGATCTCGCAGCGTTGTAAGGAGTGAAGGCATGTCCGTATCCGGCAGGTCCGGGTCGACGATCAGCAGGTCAAACGATTCTTTATCAAAGACCCATTTGATCAGTTGGCGTCCGTTTTCCACCAGTTGAACCCGATAGCCTTCAGCCGTCATCTCACGCTTTAAAAATTCTCTGACATGGGGATTGCGGTCCGCTATCAATATGCTAAATTTGGATTTCACACGTCTTCCTCGAATGCGTTTTGAGGTTTTTTAAAAAGCAAACACCGTGCCAGGCGGACACCCGAATGATTTTTTTTCAATATCCTGTTATTATTAATTATATAATTTTTTGAGCGCAAAAGATCCCCCAAAAGATCCCCGGGGATTGCAAAACCGATGTCGGTTTTTTTTACATGGTGTAAATTCACAACCTTCAGGTCTCCCTGCCCTTGTCTTTGTGATCGACCATGTAAAGCAAATTTGCTTTTTGCGCGATGGATTCCTGGAGTTCATGGATCTTGAATCGATCGATACCGTACATGCGAATATACACCCGCCGGAATCCTGCAGGTGCCATATCGTAAGAGGTCAGAACGCTCACCAGACGGCCGCCGTATGTTCGAATCGTATCGGTGATCTCTTTGATGGAACCGGGACGGTCTTCAACCTCGACGCCGAACTGGATTCCTCTTTTACCGGCACCGGTCAGAGAAATAAGTATCCGGAACAGGTCTGACTTGGTGATAATTCCAACCATCTGTCCATAAAGATCGACAACCGGCATCCCGGATATCTTATGTTTCAAAAGGACCTCGGCAGTCTCTTCTACCGTGTAATCCATAGGAACCGTAATGGGATCTTTGGACATGATTTCCTTAACTTTAATTTTCGAAATTAAATAATGAAGTTCATGAATCTCCAAACTGGTTGCGTCCGAAGCGGATGCTCTTTTAATGTCCCGATCCGTAACGATGCCCACAATTTTACCTTTATCCATAACCGGCAGCATGCGGATATCATGTTGTTTTAATAATTTTATCGCATGCTCCATGCTGTCATCGGCCTTGATGGTAATTACCGATGTAGTCATCCAATTCTTGACTAACATGGCATTGCCTCCTTGGTTTGACTCTAATTGACGAATTGAGCGCTAACCCGGACATTTCATGAAAATTTATCCTTAAATGCCTGCATAACAATATTGGCGGCCCATTCGGGCTTATGGATATAGTCACAATTGATCACAAGATCGAACTCGTATGCTAAGGCATCTTTTTTGCCGAATATCTTTTTGAAAAAATTTCTTTGTTCTCTGTCAACTTCATCCAACGTGTTCACGACTTCTTTTTCATCCACTTTTAAAATTCTGGCCAGGCGCTTGGACCTATAGTCTTTAGTGCCAATCACCCTGACCGCCAGCACCCGGTCTCTCGGCAGGATAAGGTGTGTTCCTCTTCCGACAAAAATCGTCGGTTCCATTCCGGCGATAGAAAACACCACATTGAACAGGTGTTTAGAGTAGTCACTCATAATAAAGGACTTTTCACCGACGATGAGCGCTGCGAATTCGTTCCTTATGCCCGGATAGCGTTCATCAAAATAGGCCACGGTTGCTTCCCTCAATTTGCCCTCTTTGGCGATGTGTTCGATAAGTTGGCGATCCACCACGCGGTAACCGATTTTTTTCGACAAAATGTCGGCAATTTCCAGGACTCCGACCCCTATTTTTCGAGAAAAGCAGATGGTAGGCGGTATGATGGTCTGTTTGTCTTTTGCTTTGATTTTGATTCGGGTTTTATCCCAATCGCTGATATAGTGTTGCGCCAGCTTGGCGGTAGTTTGCCGTTTTTTGGCATACGTCCCGGGGATGTACTTTATTTCTTCTGTGTGTTTGCTCATGGGAACCTCCCTTGATGTTTGATAAGATGCAAGCAATCAATTTTAAAACAGGTAAAGCAACCCGTGTGCCAAAATAAAATGTTAAGGATAGTCTGTGGTAATTACCCGTTATAATGCAAATTATTTAATTGAATGCGGCGTCTTTGGGAAATGAATTGGCCTAGATATCTGTCGGTTTTTTTTACAAGGTGTAAAGGCGGGGAAGGCACTTGTTTTGCATATACGGTAAAAAAACGAGGCCACAAAGGGGACCCTTTGGACTTACCAGGTGCAGCGCACCGGATAGCGCGAGATCAAATCGTCGGGCGTAAGGATGACCATGCTATGGATTTGCGCCTGACAGATGAGCATCCGGTCAAAGGGGTCACGGTGGTAATCCGGGAGTTTGGGCAGATGCAGAACAGCATCTTCTGCCAAAGCAAGACTTTCGATGCCGTGGGCTTCGCGCTGGGCCGGGATGTACTGCGCGGGGGACCGGGGCAGCACCAGGCGACCCAGAGCATACTTGACGCTGATTTCCCAGTCAAATGGGGCAAATGGGGGTCGGGGGCAAATGGGGGTCGGGCCAAGCCAAGCATCTGATAACAAATGATATATAGGTAAAAATAGGGCTTAAAACAAGGCAATAATGGATTTTTTGGCCCGAAAATAACGCAAATAGGGAGACGCGTTTGGCAAGAGCGAAACGTCATTACATTCCTGGACATGTCTGGCATATTACCCATCGGTGTCACAAGAGAGAATTTTTGCTTAAATTTGCCAAAGACCGTCATCGCTGGCTGCAATGGCTGTATGAGGCGAGGAAACGTTACAGTCTGGTTATATTGAATTATGTAGTGACGTCAAACCATATCCACTTGCTCGTTCAGGACGCAAACGGGCGGAACGTAATCCCGAAATCCATTCAGCTTGTTGCGGGAAGAACAGGCCAGGAATTCAACAATCGTAAAAAGCGGAAGGGAGCTTTCTGGGAGGATCGCTACCACGCAACCGCCATCGAAACCGGAGAGCATTTATTACGCTGTCTTGTGTATGTGGATTTAAATATGGTCCGGGC contains:
- a CDS encoding two-component sensor histidine kinase, yielding MNPSQNSTSNYYRALTRKMILTVIIVSFAPMILVSGVIFDQFREFYKEKVYAHLRVLVRKHQRTIDSFLNEKMSDIRFLAKSYYFEELRDATFLQQRLALLQEEYDTVFEDLGVIDARGIQVAYAGPFELARAKYSEADWFKKAIGTQYFISDVFLGLRGLPHFIVAVRQKYEAEHWIFRATIDFAFFNNLVTSIRIGKTGFAFILNREGELQTKQLFDILPSKEIYMDLIRKGKDSTEDVHIFEQKDALNKKNIYVSAFLKNGDWLLVYQQESADAFADLNRAQYIAVIIFLVGGIAIITMAFVLSRRMVNRIARADREKEMMNQQVIETGKLASIGELAAGIAHEINNPVAIMVEEAGWIQDLLEEEEFRQSENLDEFNRALKQINTQGKRCKEITHKLLSFARKTDPRKQQVQINELIEDVVGLSSQRAKYSNVVISTKLEKDLPALQASETELQQVFLNLINNALDAMEKKGGILEIASQLNGAHIEIDIDDNGPGIPEANLVRIFDPFFTTKPVGKGTGLGLSICYGIIKKMGGDIDIRSVVDMGTKFRIRLPLTRSAGETGAEKSLKGSALH
- a CDS encoding type II toxin-antitoxin system VapC family toxin — protein: MLPRSPAQYIPAQREAHGIESLALAEDAVLHLPKLPDYHRDPFDRMLICQAQIHSMVILTPDDLISRYPVRCTW
- a CDS encoding CBS domain-containing protein: MLVKNWMTTSVITIKADDSMEHAIKLLKQHDIRMLPVMDKGKIVGIVTDRDIKRASASDATSLEIHELHYLISKIKVKEIMSKDPITVPMDYTVEETAEVLLKHKISGMPVVDLYGQMVGIITKSDLFRILISLTGAGKRGIQFGVEVEDRPGSIKEITDTIRTYGGRLVSVLTSYDMAPAGFRRVYIRMYGIDRFKIHELQESIAQKANLLYMVDHKDKGRET
- a CDS encoding cytidylate kinase-like family protein, translated to MSKHTEEIKYIPGTYAKKRQTTAKLAQHYISDWDKTRIKIKAKDKQTIIPPTICFSRKIGVGVLEIADILSKKIGYRVVDRQLIEHIAKEGKLREATVAYFDERYPGIRNEFAALIVGEKSFIMSDYSKHLFNVVFSIAGMEPTIFVGRGTHLILPRDRVLAVRVIGTKDYRSKRLARILKVDEKEVVNTLDEVDREQRNFFKKIFGKKDALAYEFDLVINCDYIHKPEWAANIVMQAFKDKFS
- a CDS encoding response regulator, whose translation is MKSKFSILIADRNPHVREFLKREMTAEGYRVQLVENGRQLIKWVFDKESFDLLIVDPDLPDTDMPSLLTTLRDRVPLIPMVVHAFLSDYADHSDMLQEIPFVEKRGSSVEHLKKVVFEILHKYDTDDQESQKSDSPYPAER